One Coccinella septempunctata chromosome 8, icCocSept1.1, whole genome shotgun sequence genomic window carries:
- the LOC123319035 gene encoding synaptonemal complex protein 1-like isoform X1 produces the protein MSDSDDTEELLLMTPHIEDQIEVVPYYDIVDKLITQVSKLKSRITSIENSSDISLGSVTNSIDAFLNMQSSDSNNACRRCYSYESLPQGSDYRRSTVPPCFSTQSTPQKPRSKLMLKSFPNSPKYDEEIKLFKKPYRMAPKSKIVEGDTLAEIGIDKQPVMEENNIIEEIDNFLSNVEPVKSNTARSLDFAGCENSHPSKTAVDVHQLLKEMDKQEEKIKNMCDNKTGTISSNSSEKNTGYQTPMEWRKGIETFSTSSTDSSSFTDKSTVLYQPTGKKTESMTIAENEKNRDPPLYGYLNHALIENNIERKTSNNSNLHTDRTMTENYSTSSNFTKRSISSPQCDIHSNAKETLTVHQKLLDQTHSPEFSSFHDPTRKLMRPVSDQRLGSLSLINLWKNEKKEVETSSDKCIQRLQEEKLRRTHCEELIQQLQNKILEQQEKLAVAIQVDEAKDNAILKFHDAWEKASVKFKMVVRERDQLEKDVERLAIQNKKVAEESEERIEFHRNETKQALNIVHECKTKLEQLDKKFEELRVENEALKCANRELEERLSSEGEKNNQLSNILANKELELNESKNILLHAKKEVSQCQAAVEMCQKDFSTIKTEYDLIQEEIKAERQNVSQLHEQNKVLHEELEGRKKKEESLMENLAELQAKLDSNKKELRNFYQGQVELLVQNKLKEFQAQLDEAEQKMKEQLEKKELEIAKSAALHIQQINDKYTLEINLIEQKHQEEMQLKQVKIAQLDQRLYEMQTNYERQQDKKSDLLKQLQKVMEAQWTEALRILNNGRSPAPQEDSSSTMDQLHSLQSKSYQNMEALLSQEFEDKSRNQHYVHNGKEGYHQNQQSDKRNHHRKEGHGQRSSVASRSRGGRQQDDGHLQRYINLLLHKQPGNPAESKEKQSPQKYHSEQPTTDASMWQSATGSTQYVPDLLENQNQKEINRRKTSWK, from the exons ACACCACATATTGAGGACCAAATCGAAGTAGTACCGTACTACGATATAGTAGACAAACTCATCACCCAAGTATCTAAATTGAAAAGCAGAATCACTAGTATCGAAAATTCATCTGATATCAGTCTGGGATCCGTGACCAATTCAATCGACGCCTTTCTCAACATGCAGAGCAGCGATTCTAACAATGCTTGTAGGAGGTGCTACAGTTACGAAAGTTTACCACAAGGCTCTGACTATCGAAGGAGCACTGTACCCCCATGTTTCAGCACACAAAGTACTCCCCAGAAACCAAGAAGCAAACTGATGCTGAAATCCTTTCCCAACTCTCCCAAGTACGATGAAGAGATTAAACTGTTCAAGAAACCTTACAGGATGGCACCTAAATCTAAGATCGTAGAGGGGGATACGCTTGCCGAAATAGGGATAGATAAACAACCTGTGATGGAGGAAAATAATATAATTGAGGAGATTGATAATTTCTTGTCTAACGTTGAGCCGGTTAAATCAAACACAGCAAGAAGTTTGGATTTTGCTGGTTGCGAAAATTCACATCCAAGTAAGACTGCAGTTGATGTTCATCAACTTTTGAAAG AAATGGACAAACAAGAAGAGAAAATCAAGAATATGTGTGATAACAAGACCGGAACAATTTCCTCGAATTCTTCTGAAAAGAATACAGGATACCAAACACCCATGGAATGGAGGAAGGGCATAGAAACGTTCAGTACATCATCGACAGATTCTTCTTCTTTCACTGATAAATCTACAGTTCTATACCAACCAACTGGTAAGAAAACTGAGTCAATGACGatagcagaaaacgagaaaaatcgAGATCCACCGTTGTATGGCTATTTGAATCATGCTTTGATAGAAAATAACATCGAAAGAAAAACATCAAACAACAGTAATTTGCACACTGATCGTACGATGACAGAAAATTACAGCACAAGTAGCAATTTCACGAAAAGGAGCATTTCTTCCCCGCAATGCGACATCCATTCCAACGCCAAAGAAACGCTGACTGTCCATCAGAAATTACTGGACCAGACGCACTCCCCAGAATTCAGCAGTTTCCACGATCCGACGAGAAAGTTGATGAGACCAGTGAGCGATCAGAGGCTCGGCAGCCTCAGTCTGATCAACCTCTGGAAGAACGAGAAAAAAGAGGTCGAGACGAGCTCAGATAAATGCATACAGAGGCTTCAAGAGGAAAAACTCAGGCGGACT CATTGCGAAGAACTGATCCAACAGCTGCAGAATAAGATACTTGAACAGCAAGAAAAACTTGCGGTTGCTATTCAAGTGGACGAAGCCAAAGATAACGCCATTTTAAAGTTTCACGACGCTTGGGAAAAGGCCTCGGTGAAGTTTAAAATGGTGGTTAGAGAGAGGGATCAGTTGGAGAAGGATGTCGAAAGACTGGCCATCCAGAATAAGAAGGTAGCCGAAGAGAGCGAGGAG AGAATCGAATTCCACAGGAACGAAACGAAACAAGCCCTGAACATTGTGCACGAATGTAAGACGAAACTGGAACAGTTGGACAAGAAGTTTGAGGAGTTGAGAGTAGAGAACGAAGCGTTGAAGTGCGCAAATAGAGAATTGGAAGAGAGGCTGTCCAGTGAGGGAGAGAAAAATAATCAGTTGTCTAATATATTGGCTAACAAAGAGTTGGAATTGAATGAG TCGAAGAATATTCTATTGCATGCCAAAAAAGAGGTCTCCCAGTGCCAAGCAGCCGTCGAGATGTGCCAAAAAGATTTCTCAACTATCAAAACTGAGTACGATCTGATACAGGAAGAGATAAAGGCCGAAAGACAGAACGTATCTCAGCTGCACGAGCAGAACAAAGTGTTGCACGAAGAACTGGAAGGGAGAAAAAAGAAAGAG GAATCGCTGATGGAAAATCTAGCGGAACTTCAGGCTAAATTGGACAGCAACAAGAAGGAGCTGAGGAACTTTTACCAGGGCCAGGTGGAACTCTTAGTACAGAACAAGCTCAAGGAGTTTCAGGCGCAGCTGGACGAAGCCGAACAGAAGATGAAGGAACAGCTCGAGAAGAAGGAATTGGAGATCGCCAAGTCTGCAGCCTTGCACATACAGCAGATAAACGATAA atACACCCTGGAAATAAACCTGATCGAGCAGAAGCACCAGGAAGAGATGCAGCTGAAACAGGTCAAGATCGCGCAGTTGGATCAGCGACTCTACGAGATGCAAACCAACTACGAACGTCAGCAGGACAAGAAGTCGGACCTGCTGAAACAGCTGCAGAAGGTGATGGAGGCCCAGTGGACCGAAGCGCTGCGTATACTGAACAACGGAAGGAGTCCGGCGCCGCAAGAAGACAGTTCCAGCACGATGGATCAGCTGCATTCGCTCCAATCGAAGTCGTATCAGAACATGGAGGCGTTGCTGAGTCAGGAGTTCGAGGATAAGTCCAGAAATCAGCATTACGTTCACAACGGGAAGGAAGGTTATCATCAGAATCAACAGTCGGACAAGAGGAACCACCACAGGAAGGAGGGTCACGGACAGAGGAGTTCGGTGGCATCGAGAAGTAGGGGTGGTAGGCAGCAGGATGATGGACATCTTCAGAGATACATCAATTTG CTACTTCACAAACAGCCTGGCAACCCCGCGGAAAGCAAGGAGAAACAGAGTCCTCAGAAATACCACAGCGAACAGCCCACAACAGACGCTTCAATGTGGCAATCGGCAACG ggatCGACGCAATATGTTCCGGATCTACTCGAGAATCAGAACCAGAAGGAAATCAACAGGAGAAAAACGTCGTGGAAATGA
- the LOC123319035 gene encoding synaptonemal complex protein 1-like isoform X2, which yields MSGYEIVVRGRRFPFKARLVFQNEHLEKWSSSSISTDSAIYTRQCLKKRNYYFPQYSNYNETIWNYTKCTQSTPQKPRSKLMLKSFPNSPKYDEEIKLFKKPYRMAPKSKIVEGDTLAEIGIDKQPVMEENNIIEEIDNFLSNVEPVKSNTARSLDFAGCENSHPSKTAVDVHQLLKEMDKQEEKIKNMCDNKTGTISSNSSEKNTGYQTPMEWRKGIETFSTSSTDSSSFTDKSTVLYQPTGKKTESMTIAENEKNRDPPLYGYLNHALIENNIERKTSNNSNLHTDRTMTENYSTSSNFTKRSISSPQCDIHSNAKETLTVHQKLLDQTHSPEFSSFHDPTRKLMRPVSDQRLGSLSLINLWKNEKKEVETSSDKCIQRLQEEKLRRTHCEELIQQLQNKILEQQEKLAVAIQVDEAKDNAILKFHDAWEKASVKFKMVVRERDQLEKDVERLAIQNKKVAEESEERIEFHRNETKQALNIVHECKTKLEQLDKKFEELRVENEALKCANRELEERLSSEGEKNNQLSNILANKELELNESKNILLHAKKEVSQCQAAVEMCQKDFSTIKTEYDLIQEEIKAERQNVSQLHEQNKVLHEELEGRKKKEESLMENLAELQAKLDSNKKELRNFYQGQVELLVQNKLKEFQAQLDEAEQKMKEQLEKKELEIAKSAALHIQQINDKYTLEINLIEQKHQEEMQLKQVKIAQLDQRLYEMQTNYERQQDKKSDLLKQLQKVMEAQWTEALRILNNGRSPAPQEDSSSTMDQLHSLQSKSYQNMEALLSQEFEDKSRNQHYVHNGKEGYHQNQQSDKRNHHRKEGHGQRSSVASRSRGGRQQDDGHLQRYINLLLHKQPGNPAESKEKQSPQKYHSEQPTTDASMWQSATGSTQYVPDLLENQNQKEINRRKTSWK from the exons CACACAAAGTACTCCCCAGAAACCAAGAAGCAAACTGATGCTGAAATCCTTTCCCAACTCTCCCAAGTACGATGAAGAGATTAAACTGTTCAAGAAACCTTACAGGATGGCACCTAAATCTAAGATCGTAGAGGGGGATACGCTTGCCGAAATAGGGATAGATAAACAACCTGTGATGGAGGAAAATAATATAATTGAGGAGATTGATAATTTCTTGTCTAACGTTGAGCCGGTTAAATCAAACACAGCAAGAAGTTTGGATTTTGCTGGTTGCGAAAATTCACATCCAAGTAAGACTGCAGTTGATGTTCATCAACTTTTGAAAG AAATGGACAAACAAGAAGAGAAAATCAAGAATATGTGTGATAACAAGACCGGAACAATTTCCTCGAATTCTTCTGAAAAGAATACAGGATACCAAACACCCATGGAATGGAGGAAGGGCATAGAAACGTTCAGTACATCATCGACAGATTCTTCTTCTTTCACTGATAAATCTACAGTTCTATACCAACCAACTGGTAAGAAAACTGAGTCAATGACGatagcagaaaacgagaaaaatcgAGATCCACCGTTGTATGGCTATTTGAATCATGCTTTGATAGAAAATAACATCGAAAGAAAAACATCAAACAACAGTAATTTGCACACTGATCGTACGATGACAGAAAATTACAGCACAAGTAGCAATTTCACGAAAAGGAGCATTTCTTCCCCGCAATGCGACATCCATTCCAACGCCAAAGAAACGCTGACTGTCCATCAGAAATTACTGGACCAGACGCACTCCCCAGAATTCAGCAGTTTCCACGATCCGACGAGAAAGTTGATGAGACCAGTGAGCGATCAGAGGCTCGGCAGCCTCAGTCTGATCAACCTCTGGAAGAACGAGAAAAAAGAGGTCGAGACGAGCTCAGATAAATGCATACAGAGGCTTCAAGAGGAAAAACTCAGGCGGACT CATTGCGAAGAACTGATCCAACAGCTGCAGAATAAGATACTTGAACAGCAAGAAAAACTTGCGGTTGCTATTCAAGTGGACGAAGCCAAAGATAACGCCATTTTAAAGTTTCACGACGCTTGGGAAAAGGCCTCGGTGAAGTTTAAAATGGTGGTTAGAGAGAGGGATCAGTTGGAGAAGGATGTCGAAAGACTGGCCATCCAGAATAAGAAGGTAGCCGAAGAGAGCGAGGAG AGAATCGAATTCCACAGGAACGAAACGAAACAAGCCCTGAACATTGTGCACGAATGTAAGACGAAACTGGAACAGTTGGACAAGAAGTTTGAGGAGTTGAGAGTAGAGAACGAAGCGTTGAAGTGCGCAAATAGAGAATTGGAAGAGAGGCTGTCCAGTGAGGGAGAGAAAAATAATCAGTTGTCTAATATATTGGCTAACAAAGAGTTGGAATTGAATGAG TCGAAGAATATTCTATTGCATGCCAAAAAAGAGGTCTCCCAGTGCCAAGCAGCCGTCGAGATGTGCCAAAAAGATTTCTCAACTATCAAAACTGAGTACGATCTGATACAGGAAGAGATAAAGGCCGAAAGACAGAACGTATCTCAGCTGCACGAGCAGAACAAAGTGTTGCACGAAGAACTGGAAGGGAGAAAAAAGAAAGAG GAATCGCTGATGGAAAATCTAGCGGAACTTCAGGCTAAATTGGACAGCAACAAGAAGGAGCTGAGGAACTTTTACCAGGGCCAGGTGGAACTCTTAGTACAGAACAAGCTCAAGGAGTTTCAGGCGCAGCTGGACGAAGCCGAACAGAAGATGAAGGAACAGCTCGAGAAGAAGGAATTGGAGATCGCCAAGTCTGCAGCCTTGCACATACAGCAGATAAACGATAA atACACCCTGGAAATAAACCTGATCGAGCAGAAGCACCAGGAAGAGATGCAGCTGAAACAGGTCAAGATCGCGCAGTTGGATCAGCGACTCTACGAGATGCAAACCAACTACGAACGTCAGCAGGACAAGAAGTCGGACCTGCTGAAACAGCTGCAGAAGGTGATGGAGGCCCAGTGGACCGAAGCGCTGCGTATACTGAACAACGGAAGGAGTCCGGCGCCGCAAGAAGACAGTTCCAGCACGATGGATCAGCTGCATTCGCTCCAATCGAAGTCGTATCAGAACATGGAGGCGTTGCTGAGTCAGGAGTTCGAGGATAAGTCCAGAAATCAGCATTACGTTCACAACGGGAAGGAAGGTTATCATCAGAATCAACAGTCGGACAAGAGGAACCACCACAGGAAGGAGGGTCACGGACAGAGGAGTTCGGTGGCATCGAGAAGTAGGGGTGGTAGGCAGCAGGATGATGGACATCTTCAGAGATACATCAATTTG CTACTTCACAAACAGCCTGGCAACCCCGCGGAAAGCAAGGAGAAACAGAGTCCTCAGAAATACCACAGCGAACAGCCCACAACAGACGCTTCAATGTGGCAATCGGCAACG ggatCGACGCAATATGTTCCGGATCTACTCGAGAATCAGAACCAGAAGGAAATCAACAGGAGAAAAACGTCGTGGAAATGA